The DNA segment ATTCTTAACTGCTTTTGTAAGTCTTGTAATTGGTATCTTTAGTTTTATTGCTTATGCGAACTATAAAGGAGGCGAAGTATATATAGATGAGCATGCTAAAGGCTATATATTTGGTGGCGATCCATCTATTCCACAATTTGCAATGGGACTACTTCTAGAGGGTATGGCAGCATCTGTAATAGTATCATTTACATTGATGCAAATCTGGAAAAACAAAATAGAACGAATAGATACAGTAGATGACCTTGCCCATAATGAGCATTAATCACAGTAGTACTTCATTACATTAACGGAATTTGTTACTTTTGGGGCAATAATAAATTTCGTTACTAATGATTAAGAGGCACGACTGGACTAAAGAAGAAATAATAGCCCTATATAATAAACCTTTAATGGACTTGCTGTATGAAGCAGCAACAGTACATAGAGTACACCACGACCCTAATGTGGTACAAGTATCTACACTACTTTCTATAAAAACAGGTGGTTGCCCCGAAGATTGTGGCTATTGCCCACAAGCTGCACGATACCATACTGATGTAGAAGGCAACGACCTTATGTCGGTACAACAAGTAAAAGCGCAAGCACTACGTGCTAAATCAGGAGGATCATCACGCGTATGTATGGGTGCTGCATGGCGAAATGTTAAAGACGGACCAGAGTTTGACCAAGTATTAGAAATGGTACGTACTATAAACAAGCTTGATATGGAGGTATGTTGTACACTAGGTATGATAACCGAAAACCAAGCTAAACGACTTGCCGAAGCAGGGCTATATGCTTACAACCACAACCTTGATACATCTGAAGAATATTATAAAGAAGTAATTTCTACCAGAGGGTATGAAGACCGCCTACAAACTATAGATAATGTTAGAAAAACTAATGTTACTGTATGTAGTGGTGGTATTATTGGTATGGGCGAAAGTGTAGAAGATAGAGCAGGAATGGTAGTAGCATTAGCCTCTCTAAATCCGCAACCCGAATCAGTACCTATAAACGCATTAGTAGCTGTAGAGGGTACACCAATGGAAGAAGAAAAACCTGTAGAAATATGGGAAATGATACGTATGGTAGCTACCACTCGTATTGTAATGCCCGAAACACAAGTAAGACTATCGGCAGGAAGAACACAAATGAGCCGTGAAGGACAAGCCATGTGCTTTTTTGCAGGTGCCAACTCTATTTTTGCAGGAGATAAATTACTTACCACACCTAACCCTGATGTTAACGAAGACATGAAAATGTTTGAGATGCTAGGCATGATACCACAAAAACCTTTTACTAAAGTTTCACAACCACAAACTGTAGAAGCTGCTGACTCGGAATATGCACCACTAGGAGAAAAACCAAGATGGACACGTCCAGGTCACACTATAGAGCGTAACCTTGAAGCTTCGGGTAAAAAAGCATAAACATTCAAAGCAATAAATAAAAAAGCTCTCTTACGACTGTAAGAGAGCTTTTTTTATACCCCAATTATGAAATTATCACATATAACATCAATTTTATGAAAACTTTAAACAGAATATACTGAATGTTGTAAAAATAATTATCTTTATCGAGCTTATATGCATTAGTATTTAGTAACTAATATAATACATATAGGCTAATATCCACCAAACCTAAAGTTTATTCATACCAATGAAAAGAGTTTACTTATCGCTACTTATTGCCCTGTTAGGCTTTACCGATATGAGTGCCCAACAGGATCCGCATTACACGCAGTACATGTATAACATGAACGTTATAAACCCAGCCTATGCGGGGTCTAAAGAAAACCTAGCCTTTGGGCTTTTATGGAGAAATTATAGCAGGAGCAACAGAAAACATTTATATCGCCGAGGCCGTAGGAAGCTACACCGTAGAAGCCATAAGCGCAACAGGCTGTATTAGCGACCCTATTGAACCTGTAACAGTAACACAAAGTGGACCCGCCAGTGTAATAGGCGTAGGCTTTAGCGTGACCAATGCCTTTAGTGACGACCAAGTAATCACTGTATTTGTAGAAGGCTATGGCGACTATGAGTACCAATTAGAAAATGGACCATGGCAAGACAGTAACATCTTTACAGGTGTTATCCCGAGAAGCACCGCCTATACCGTACACGTACGTGATAAAGACGCCTGTTCAGACTTCGTAGTAGACATCCCAGATGTTAATGTGATTGACTATCCAAGGTTCTTCACTCCAAATGGTGATGGTTATAATGATTATTGGAACATCTATGGTTTATCGAGCCAAGGTGGAGCCGAGATCTATATCTTTGACCGTTATGGCAAACTCATCAAACAAATTAGTTCACAAGGAGAAGGCTGGGATGGTACCTACAACGGAAGCCCAATGCCAGCAGATGATTACTGGTTTACCGTAACATATGTAGAGCAGATAACCACTATAGAGACCCTTAGAGATGCAAATGGTAATGTTATTAATGATCCTGTTACTGACGAGCCTGTTACAGGTGAAGTGACACGAATGGTAACTAGAGAGTTTAAAGCTCACTTTGCGCTTAAGAGATAATAATAGTTCACTTACAACAACAAATAAGGGCTACCAAATGGTAGCCCTTATTTGTTGTTGTATTTTAAATAGAAACTCTTTTTAGTTTCTTAATTCTTGTAAGCGGGCAACATATTTACCTATTACATCAAATTCAAGGTTGACTATACTGCCTACTTTGAAGTCTTTAAAATTGGTATGTTCGTAGGTATAAGGTATAATTGCTACGCTAAATTCATTTGTTTTTGAATTTACAACGGTAAGGCTTACTCCATTTACGGTTATCGAGCCTTTTTCAATCGTAATATTATGTTGGTCTGTGTTGTATTCAAATGTAAAATACCAACTTCCGTTGACTTCTTCTATATGTTTACATACTGCCGTTTGGTCTACATGTCCTTGCACAATATGTCCATCTAGCCTATCGCCTAGTTTCATGGCTCTCTCTAGGTTTACGCTGTCGCCTTCTTGCCAATGCCCTAAGTTCGTTTTTTCAATCGTTTCTTTAATAGCGGTAACAGTATAGTTGTTACCCTCTATAGCCACGACTGTAAGGCATATACCATTGTGTGAAACACTTTGATCTATTTTAAGCTCATTTGTAATAGTGCTTGTTATCGTTATATTGATATTGCTGCCGTCTTTCGAGATTTGTTTAATACTTCCCGAGGTTTCAATTATTCCTGTAAACATCCTTGATTTATTTTACTAAATTTGTACAATCAAAAGTAGCAATAAAACAGCATCATGACAAGAAAAGCAGAGAATGTAATTGTAGGAGTATCAATAGGCGACCTTAACGGAGTGGGGAGCGAAGTGATACTAAAGACATTTCAGGATACCCGTATGCTTGAATTTTGTACACCCGTTATTTTTGGTAATGTAAAAATACTATCGTTTATAAAGAAGGTATTAAACATTAATTGTAATGTATATGGTATTGATAGTCTTGATCAAGTGGTGCCAGGTAAGCTTAATGTGCTTAATGTTTGGAAAGAAGGTGTTAATATCGATTTTGGTAAGAATGATGATACTATAGGCAAGTATGCTATACAGTCTTTTACGGCTGCTGTAGCTGCGCTTAAAGCCAAGGATATAGATGTGCTTGTAACGGCACCTATAAACAAATACAATATACAATCGGAAGATTTTAAATTCCCAGGACATACAGATTATCTTGATAAAGAGCTTGAGGGAGATGCATTAATGTTTATGGTGCAAGATGACCTTAGAGTAGGATTGCTTACAGATCATATTCCGGTAAATGAAGTGTCGGCACATCTTACAGAGGCTTTAATAAGAAAAAAAATATTAACGATAAATAAATCGTTGAAAGAAGATTTTAGAGTAAATCGACCTAAAATTGCTGTGCTAGGTGTTAATCCACATAGTGGTGATAATGGTGTGATAGGGCATGAAGATGACGATGTAGTAAAGCCTGCGCTTAAAAAACTCTTTGAAGAGGGAGTAATGGTTTTTGGTCCTTACTCTGCTGATAGCTTTTTTGGTAGTGGGCAGTATGAAAAGTATGATGCTGTTATTGCGGCATATCATGACCAAGGATTGATACCATTTAAAACACTCTCTTTTGGTAAGGGTGTAAATTATACAGCAGGACTAGAGGGGATTCGCACATCGCCCGATCATGGTACTGCTTATGAGATAGCAGGGAAAGGTATTGCTGATAATAATTCATTTAAAGAGGCAGTATATCTTGCTCTTGATATTTATAATCACAGACAAGAATATGCCGATGTAACTAAAAATCCGTTGAAAACCAGAGAGAAACAGTTGTAAACAAAAAAATGTTGATAACATGTTTGGAATTGCAATAATTTTTTATCTTTGCACGCTCAAAACTGTTGTAACGGAATGATTTTGCGACTGTTTGGATGGCAATAAGCGGTTTTGATAATTTTAAAAACTGGCGAAATGAAAGTGAATAAAGAATTTTTAATCCCTTTTGTAGGATTAAAGCAAGGTAAGCACCAGTTTGATTTTGATATAGATAAGACGTTCTTTGATGCTTTTGATTTTGACGAGTATAACGATGTCAATATCAAGGTAGATATGGTTTTGGAGAAGCAAAGCACCATGTTTGAGCTACATTTTAACCACAAGGGTACTGTAAATGTTCCGTGTGACCTTAGTAATGAGGATTTTGATTTGCCAGTAGAAGGCAATATGAAAATTGTAGTAAAATTTGGTGATGAGTTTAATGATGAAAATGATGAGATACTTGTATTACAACATGGCGATTATCAGGTAGATGTAACACAGTACATTTATGAGATGATTGTATTATCAGTACCTTCAAAACGAGTACATCCAGGATTTAGCGATGGCACTATGGATGCCGATATACTGGATAAACTAGACGAGCTTGCCCCAAAGGCACAACTGGAAGACGAACAAGAAGAGAATGAAATAGATCCCCGATGGGACGAATTAAAAAAATTATTAACGGATAAATAATATAGTAAAATGGCGCATCCTAAGAGAAAAATATCGAAAACGAGAAGGGATAAAAGAAGAACGCATTACAAAGCGTCTGTACCACAGATAGCTACATGTCCTGTAACTGGAGAAGCACACCTTTACCACAGAGCTTACTGGCATGAAGGTAAAATGTACTACAGAGGTCAGGTTGTTATTGATAAACAAGAAGCAGTAGCTTAAATAGTATAAGGAACTGAGGAAAAACTCTCACTAAAGTGAGGGTTTTTTTGTTAAATACCCTTTAGTTTTAATTTAAGGTAACTAATTACAATCCTTTTTGTAAATTTTTTGTAATTTCCACCACTTTTCAAATCAAGTGATTTGGATTGAAAAATTTATCCTATGAGTAAAATAACAGCAGCCATAACAGCCGTTGGTGCATATGTTCCTGATTTTGTATTATCTAATAAGGTTTTAGAGACTATGGTAGATACAAATGATGAGTGGATAACCAGCCGAACTGGTATTAAAGAAAGGCGCATTCTTAAAGATAAAGACAAAGGTACATCATACTTAGCCATAAAGGCAGCCGAAAATTTGCTGCAAAAGTCGGGTACTAACCCTGCTGAAATTGATTTGGTATTGCTGGCAACAGTAACTCCAGATTTGCCCGTTGCGGCTACGGCGGTATATGTAGCAACACAAATAGGTGCTGTAAATGCATTTGCTTATGACTTGCAAGCAGCATGCTCTAGTTTTTTATATGGTATGTCTACAGCGGCAGCCTATATAGAAAGTGGTCGTTATAAAAAAGTATTAGTAATAGGCGCCGATAAGATGTCGTCTATTATAGATTATACTGACAGGGCTACCTGTATAATTTTTGGCGATGGCGCAGGAGCAGCCCTTTTTGAACCCAACCATGAAGGTCTAGGTCTACAAGACGAAATTTTAAGAAGTGACGGTATAGGTCGTGAGTTTCTTAAAATTCCTGCAGGAGGCTCTTTACTGCCACCTTCGCATGAAACAGTTGATAATAAACAACATTATGTCTTTCAGGACGGTAAAACCGTTTTTAAATATGCAGTGTCTAATATGGCAGACATTAGCGAGCAGATAATGCAGCGCAATAATCTTACAAACGATGATGTAAATTGGCTGGTATCGCACCAAGCTAATAAAAGAATTATTGATGCTACATCATCACGAATGAAACTCGATGAGTCTAAAGTGCTCATAAATATCGAAAAATACGGCAATACTACATCTGCCACTTTACCCTTACTCCTAAACGATTTCGAACACCAGTTTAAAAAAGGTGACACCCTTATATTTGCTTCTTTTGGAGGTGGGTTTACATGGGGGTCTATCTACTTAAAGTGGGCGTACGACAAAAAATAAACAAACTAAAACAAAATTCGGAAATTATGGATATCAGAGAAATTCAAAACCTAATAAAGTTTGTAGCTAAGTCCGGAGCTACTGAAGTAAAGTTAGAAATGGATGATGTAAAGATCACCATAAAAACTACTACAGAAAGCGGAACTCCCGAAACTACCTATGTTCAGCACCTTCCTGTAAGTCAAGCATTGCCACAGGCATCAGCACCACAACCTGCTGCACCTACAGCACCTGCAGTTGCAGAGCCAGTTGCTACTAATGATGATGACAAGTATATCACTATCAAGTCACCAATTATTGGTACATTATATAGAAAACCTTCGCCAGATAAAGCACCATTTGTAGAAGTGGGTACTAGCATTTCTAAAGGAGATGTAGTTTGTGTTATCGAGGCAATGAAGTTATTTAACGAGATCGAATCTGAGGTGTCAGGTAAAATTGTAAAAGTATTAGTTGATGATTCTTCTCCAGTAGAATTTGACCAACCTTTATTCTTGGTAGATCCATCATAAAGAAATTTTAAATACTAAATTATGAGTAGCAAATGTTGTTTGCTATTTTGAGAAATAATTTAAAATTTAGAATTCAAAATTTAAAATTTCAAGCGATGTTTAAAAAAATATTAATTGCAAACAGGGGCGAAATCGCACTACGTGTTATAAGAACCTGTAAAGAAATGGGGATTAAAACGGTAGCGGTTTACTCTACAGCCGATGCTGAGAGTTTGCACGTGCGCTTTGCCGATGAGGCAGTGTGTATTGGGCCTCCGCCAAGTAACCTTTCTTACTTAAAGATGTCTAACATTATTGCAGCAGCAGAGATTACTAATGCAGATGCAATACACCCAGGTTATGGTTTTCTTTCAGAAAATGCAAAGTTTTCTAAAATATGCCAAGAGCATAATATTAAATTTATTGGAGCTTCTCCTGAAATGATTGAAAAAATGGGTGACAAGGCAAGTGCTAAAGCTACTATGAAAGCAGCAGGCGTGCCATGTGTACCAGGATCTGACGGATTATTAGAATCATACGAGCAAACAGAAAAACTTGCTAAAGAGTTTGGTTATCCTGTAATGCTAAAAGCTACTGCTGGTGGTGGTGGTAAAGGTATGCGTGCTGTATGGAAGAAAGAAGAGCTTAAAAAAGCATGGGAAAGTGCTAGACAAGAAGCTGCTGCTTCTTTTGGTAACGACGGTATGTATATGGAAAAACTTATCGAAGAACCTCGCCATATTGAAATACAAATTGTAGGCGATTCTTTTGGTAAAGCATGCCACCTTAGTGAGCGTGACTGTTCTGTACAGCGTCGTCACCAGAAATTAACGGAGGAAACTCCTTCGCCGTTTATGACAGATGAACTTCGTGAAAAAATGGGTGAAGCTGCTGTTAGAGCTGCCGAATACATTAAGTATGAAGGTGCGGGTACAGTAGAGTTTCTTGTAGATAAACACAGGAATTTCTATTTTATGGAAATGAATACTCGTATTCAGGTAGAACACCCTATTACTGAGCAGGTAATAGATTATGACCTAATACGTGAACAAATATTAGTAGCAGCAGGTATTCCTATTTCGGGTAAAAATTACTTGCCAGAAATGCACTCTATAGAGTGTCGTATTAATGCTGAAGATCCTTATAATGATTTTCGCCCATCGCCAGGTAAAATTACTACCCTGCATATGCCAGGTGGTCATGGTGTAAGGTTAGATACACACGTGTATTCAGGCTATACTATTCCGCCTAATTATGACTCTATGATCGCTAAGCTAATAACTACTGCTCAAACAAGAGAAGAAGCTATAAGCAAAATGAGACGAGCTCTTGATGAGTTTGTTATAGAGGGTATTAAAACTACAATACCTTTCCACAGGCAACTGATGGATGAGAAAGATTATGTTGAAGGTAATTATACTACAAAATTCATGGAATCTTTTAAAATGAAAGATCCTGCATAATAAAACTAAACCCGCGCAAAACTGTGCGGGTTTAGTTTTATTATGCTTTTTATATATGTTTATTTAAAAATTAGTATTAAATTTCATATAAATTCAGTATAAATAATAGTAACTTTTAAAGTAATGGATGAAGGACTTTATAAACCGATAAATCTGCATGACTTTATCAAAGAGTCTCCATTGCTTAATCCTTTTAAGGAGCATTATCCTGATTATTTAGGACAGTTACTTGAGAGAACATTTCATTTTTGGAATTTAGAAGAAATAGAAAAGGCTAAAGAGCAAATAGCTATTTATAACTCAAACTTTGAAGGTTTCCATCTGGGGATTCTTATAGAGTTTGCAATTGATTTTGATAATTTAGATGCAGAAAAAACTATTATTTATCTTAACTCAATACCCGAAAACCATAGGAATGAGCCCGATATCGGCGATATGTATTATCGTATTAAAGCGGCTCTTTATTTCAGTTTGTTAGATATAGATCTTGCTCGTGAAGAATGCGTTATAGGTATCGGTTTTGGTTTTGGGTCTGAAGAGTTATACTATTTAAGGGCTATGTGTAGTGCGCTGAGAAATTTGCATAATGAGGCTATTCCTGATTATATAACGGCTCTAAAAGGTGATTTTAAAAGAGACGAAATTACCGTAAACCTTGCTTACAGCTATCTCCGCGTAAGAAAAATGAGGAAAGCTTTTAAACTGCATAAAAGCGTTGTAGATAAATTTCCTGACAATCATAAAATACAATATAACACGGGGCTTTGCTATAAACATTTTAGGAAATATTCCAAAGCAGTAGAATATTTTGATAAAGCCATTGCGCTCAATCCTGATGAAGCAGCATACAGGTTAACAAGAGGGAGAGTATTAATGAGACTGAGAAGGCATAATGAGGCACAACTGGATTTGGTATATGCACAGGAGTCGGATATATCTTTAGCAGAAGAACTGCTGAATATAAACACTGAAGTCCTTGAACGGAAAATTACCTCAAGGACTGCAAACAAGAAAGTACTTAAATTACTAAGACGTATATACCTGCAAAATGAGGGGTATTGAAAATAGAATGTCTCCCTATATATGTTTGCTTATTGTTATTTAATGGTTTTTAGGATAGCTAATTAAAATTATCATATATTTTTGTGAATGACTATTGCCATATAACAACTATAAAAAAAATCAAAAAAATGAACAAGATTATAACTGCCCTAAAGGGCACTGTAGCTATAGTATTACTTTTAGTAACATTTACCACTATCGCAACAGCGCAAAGTAAAGCCGATGAAGGAGCATTAGCTGTAACTGTAAAAATGAAAGAACAACTCTCGTTAAACGACGCTCAGTACAACCAAGTACTACAAATAAACAAAGAATACCTGAACAGGATTGTAAAGGCTAAAAAAACCGTAAAATCAGTACCTGCAAGAGAAAAGAAAATAAAGATATACAGTGCCGACAGAGAGAAGAAATTAAAATCAGTCCTTACCGATGCGCAGTACAGAACGTATGCTGCGGACAGGGCTAAAAACCAAGAATTCCTAAAAGAGTATTATTAGGGTAAAAAATAAAATATAAAACTCCTGCTTATCGGCAGGAGTTTTATATTTAAAATTGGTTTACAGTTGCTTTTCTCCAAAAAGGTAATAGATTATGCGGAACCGACTCTTCATTCAGCAGACAGCCTATAGCCAGCTCAGGATAGCTTTCGTAATAAGTCTCTACCTTGTTTTTGTCTACACGAGTACTCACTACAGTTCTATCTACACCATTGGGGTGATGAATGCCTGCAGATGCCATAAGATCCATAGCGCTTTTAACGGTTTCGTTATGAAAACGGTATACTCTTTCGCTTTTTTCGGTAGGCACAAGCCCTTTTACTAAGTCGGGGTCTTGTGTTGCCACACCGGTAGGGCAGGTGTTGGTGTTACATTCCAAAGCCTGTATGCAACCCAAAGCAAGCATCATTCCTCTTGCTGAGTTGCATAAATCGGCACCCATAGAAAGGCATTTAATAATGTCGAACCCTGTAATAACTTTACCACTACTTATTATCTTAATTTGATCTTTAATCCCGAAACCTGTTAGGGCATCGCTCACAAAAGCTAGTGCGTCGCGCAGGGGCATACCCACATGGTCAGAATATTCTTGTGGTGCAGCACCTGTACCGCCTTCGGCACCATCTACCGTTATAAAATCAAGATAGGTATCTGTAGCAACCATTGCTTTACAAATGGATAGAAACTCCGATTTATTTCCGATACAAATTTTTATTCCTATCGGCTTACCTTTAGATCCTTTTCTAAGGACTTTTATAAACTCGATAAGCTCTAAAGGTGTTGTAAATGCAGAGTGATAAGGTGGCGAAACAATATCATGTCCTTTATTTACAAGGCGTATGTTGGCAATCTCGTCAGTAACTTTTTCTTTAGGTAAAATACCGCCATGACCAGGTTTAGCACCTTGCGAAAATTTTATTTCAATCATCTTTACGGCATCTAGTGTGGCACGCCTAGTATATTCTTCATACGAAAAATGCCCATCAGTATCACGGCAACTAAAATAGCCTGTACCAATATTCCATACTATATCGCCACCATGCTGTAAATGGTATGGCGATAGCCCTCCTTCGCCTGTATTGTGGTAAAACCCTCCTTTTTTTGCGCCTGCATTAAGGGCAAGTATTGCGTTTTTACTTAATGAGCCAAAACTCATAGCACTAATGTTATAGAGACTCGCTTTGTACGGCTTGTTACATTGTGAAGAACCTATGGTAACGCGTGGGTCTAAATTTATCTCGGCAAAGGGTATAGCATTTATACTATGGTTTATCCATTGGTAGCCTACATCGTACACATTGAGCTGCGTACCAAAAGGCATAGTGCTTACTAAATTTTCGCTACGGTCATACACTAAATTTCGTTGTAGGCGGTTAAATGGTTTTCCGTCAAGATCAGTTTCAATAAAGTACTGACGCATTTCGGGTCCCATAGACTGTAATAAATATCGTAGCCTACCCAGTAAAGGGAAATTTCGGCGGATGGTTTTTTTACAGAAGTACATATCATATACCCCCATTATTATTAAAGGAAGAAATATTAATAGTAAAAGAGATGATTTCCAGTTAATGTAGGTCATTATAGCAATAATGGATAATAAAGTAATACTGAAAACTATAAATGCTTTTCTCATTAGTGATGGGTGTGAATACTATAGTTTATAAAAATAAAAAATCCCGTTAAGAAAACTAACGGGATTTAATTTAATTATGCTTAATAAATTACTGTTCTATATTAAGTTTTTTAGCAATACCTTTCGGTAAACCACCTTTGTGTAGTAGTATAGCAGTAGTTTTATATTTCACGAAGTTTTTACTCATGTACATATACCCTTGGTAGTCGTTACTAGCACCCCATGAGTTTTTTATCATGTAGTACTCTTTACCATTTTGGTCTTTAGTAATCCCTACAATATGCATACCGTGATCATCCTGAGTTTCATAATTATCAAAAGCTTCCTGACGCATATCTTCGGTTATTTCCATTTCTTTTTGTGGCCCTTTAAAGATGTTTTCTTTTTCTTCGGCAGTCATATCGCTAAACTCTTTTGCAGGAATATAAGCCACACCATTTTTCCAGCTAAAGCCTTTTTCGCTCACATCACCAGCCCATCCTACAGAGTAGCCTTTTTTAATAGCATTGTCTATAATATCTGTTAGGTCGTTCATTTTTACATTATAAACAAGGTCTAGTGACCAGTTGTCTGGTACCATAAGTACAAACTGGCTATAATATGGGTGCTCTTTTAACGAAGATATTTCTACATAGTCATCTGCATTAATACCTACAACTTCTTTAGCAAATGTTTGTGGTGTATATTTTTTACCTTTATAAGTAAATTTTTCTGGCACTTCTCCAAGATAAGTGTCTAATACTGAGATATAGGCTTTTTCCCAGTTAGGAGTTAGTTTTCCGTTTGGGTTTTTTACTACTGCAGCAAGTAAACCTTCGTTTATAGCTGCCATTTCTGCAAACTGGTTTCTTGTAGTGCCATAATTTAAACCAGTGTACTCTGCTTGTGGTAATGCACCATATTTTTCATACATATTTATAACATCGTGCAGCGCGCCACCATCGCCAAGGGTAATGGCTCCATGCATTTTTACATAGTTTTTCCCTTTTTCTATATAAGCATTACGTGCGGTATAAATTTGCGAAATTTCTACAGGTTCTTTACCCATACGAATCATTTCTGACTCTATGAAAGAGTTGGCTGCATAGCTCCAGCAAGTACCTGATGAACCTTGGCTTTTTACAGGTGTATTTTCAAGATTAACTACATCGGTAAAAATAAAAGAATCTTTACTGTTTTCGCTCTTGTTGTTTTTTAGAGAATTTACCAAATAGTCCTGAGCCGAAACAGTTTGCAAACCTGCAAATAGTAAGGATGCTACCAGTAATGGTCTAAATGAATATCTTTTCATAATCTTTTTGTTTTGTTTAAGTTGAGACTGCTAAAATAAAGAAAATTTACAAAACGTTACGTATTTGTGAAATTTCTATAAAGTTTCCTTTAACCATTTAAAGAACTCTCGTTGCCATACTAAACCATTTTGGGGTTTTAGAACCCAATGATTCTCATCTGGGAATACTATAAAACGGCTTTTAATGCCTCTTAATTGTGCTGCCTGAAAAGCTTCTTGTCCTTGCCCTATAGGGACACGAAAATCTTTATCACCTTGAAATATAAGTATTGGAGTGTCCCAATTTTGTACATGGTTTATAGGGTTAAACTCGTTATATGTTTTTTGTGCCACAGCATTGTCTTCTTCCCAATAAGCACCTCCGCTATCCCAATTTGTAAAAAACACCTCTTCGGTAGTACCAT comes from the Flavobacterium arcticum genome and includes:
- the bioB gene encoding biotin synthase BioB translates to MIKRHDWTKEEIIALYNKPLMDLLYEAATVHRVHHDPNVVQVSTLLSIKTGGCPEDCGYCPQAARYHTDVEGNDLMSVQQVKAQALRAKSGGSSRVCMGAAWRNVKDGPEFDQVLEMVRTINKLDMEVCCTLGMITENQAKRLAEAGLYAYNHNLDTSEEYYKEVISTRGYEDRLQTIDNVRKTNVTVCSGGIIGMGESVEDRAGMVVALASLNPQPESVPINALVAVEGTPMEEEKPVEIWEMIRMVATTRIVMPETQVRLSAGRTQMSREGQAMCFFAGANSIFAGDKLLTTPNPDVNEDMKMFEMLGMIPQKPFTKVSQPQTVEAADSEYAPLGEKPRWTRPGHTIERNLEASGKKA
- a CDS encoding T9SS type B sorting domain-containing protein, encoding MIDYPRFFTPNGDGYNDYWNIYGLSSQGGAEIYIFDRYGKLIKQISSQGEGWDGTYNGSPMPADDYWFTVTYVEQITTIETLRDANGNVINDPVTDEPVTGEVTRMVTREFKAHFALKR
- a CDS encoding riboflavin synthase, whose amino-acid sequence is MFTGIIETSGSIKQISKDGSNINITITSTITNELKIDQSVSHNGICLTVVAIEGNNYTVTAIKETIEKTNLGHWQEGDSVNLERAMKLGDRLDGHIVQGHVDQTAVCKHIEEVNGSWYFTFEYNTDQHNITIEKGSITVNGVSLTVVNSKTNEFSVAIIPYTYEHTNFKDFKVGSIVNLEFDVIGKYVARLQELRN
- the pdxA gene encoding 4-hydroxythreonine-4-phosphate dehydrogenase PdxA, translated to MTRKAENVIVGVSIGDLNGVGSEVILKTFQDTRMLEFCTPVIFGNVKILSFIKKVLNINCNVYGIDSLDQVVPGKLNVLNVWKEGVNIDFGKNDDTIGKYAIQSFTAAVAALKAKDIDVLVTAPINKYNIQSEDFKFPGHTDYLDKELEGDALMFMVQDDLRVGLLTDHIPVNEVSAHLTEALIRKKILTINKSLKEDFRVNRPKIAVLGVNPHSGDNGVIGHEDDDVVKPALKKLFEEGVMVFGPYSADSFFGSGQYEKYDAVIAAYHDQGLIPFKTLSFGKGVNYTAGLEGIRTSPDHGTAYEIAGKGIADNNSFKEAVYLALDIYNHRQEYADVTKNPLKTREKQL
- a CDS encoding YceD family protein yields the protein MKVNKEFLIPFVGLKQGKHQFDFDIDKTFFDAFDFDEYNDVNIKVDMVLEKQSTMFELHFNHKGTVNVPCDLSNEDFDLPVEGNMKIVVKFGDEFNDENDEILVLQHGDYQVDVTQYIYEMIVLSVPSKRVHPGFSDGTMDADILDKLDELAPKAQLEDEQEENEIDPRWDELKKLLTDK
- the rpmF gene encoding 50S ribosomal protein L32, translating into MAHPKRKISKTRRDKRRTHYKASVPQIATCPVTGEAHLYHRAYWHEGKMYYRGQVVIDKQEAVA
- a CDS encoding beta-ketoacyl-ACP synthase III — encoded protein: MSKITAAITAVGAYVPDFVLSNKVLETMVDTNDEWITSRTGIKERRILKDKDKGTSYLAIKAAENLLQKSGTNPAEIDLVLLATVTPDLPVAATAVYVATQIGAVNAFAYDLQAACSSFLYGMSTAAAYIESGRYKKVLVIGADKMSSIIDYTDRATCIIFGDGAGAALFEPNHEGLGLQDEILRSDGIGREFLKIPAGGSLLPPSHETVDNKQHYVFQDGKTVFKYAVSNMADISEQIMQRNNLTNDDVNWLVSHQANKRIIDATSSRMKLDESKVLINIEKYGNTTSATLPLLLNDFEHQFKKGDTLIFASFGGGFTWGSIYLKWAYDKK
- the accB gene encoding acetyl-CoA carboxylase biotin carboxyl carrier protein, with the protein product MDIREIQNLIKFVAKSGATEVKLEMDDVKITIKTTTESGTPETTYVQHLPVSQALPQASAPQPAAPTAPAVAEPVATNDDDKYITIKSPIIGTLYRKPSPDKAPFVEVGTSISKGDVVCVIEAMKLFNEIESEVSGKIVKVLVDDSSPVEFDQPLFLVDPS
- the accC gene encoding acetyl-CoA carboxylase biotin carboxylase subunit, producing the protein MFKKILIANRGEIALRVIRTCKEMGIKTVAVYSTADAESLHVRFADEAVCIGPPPSNLSYLKMSNIIAAAEITNADAIHPGYGFLSENAKFSKICQEHNIKFIGASPEMIEKMGDKASAKATMKAAGVPCVPGSDGLLESYEQTEKLAKEFGYPVMLKATAGGGGKGMRAVWKKEELKKAWESARQEAAASFGNDGMYMEKLIEEPRHIEIQIVGDSFGKACHLSERDCSVQRRHQKLTEETPSPFMTDELREKMGEAAVRAAEYIKYEGAGTVEFLVDKHRNFYFMEMNTRIQVEHPITEQVIDYDLIREQILVAAGIPISGKNYLPEMHSIECRINAEDPYNDFRPSPGKITTLHMPGGHGVRLDTHVYSGYTIPPNYDSMIAKLITTAQTREEAISKMRRALDEFVIEGIKTTIPFHRQLMDEKDYVEGNYTTKFMESFKMKDPA